Genomic segment of Maricaulis maris:
CATCGCCGGGTGGTGCAGGCGCTGGAAACTCTGGTGATCGACGAGATCTCCATGGTCCGGGCCGACATGATGTGGGCGATCGACAAGGCCTTGCGGCTCAACCGCGAGCGCAACGAGCCCTTCGGCGGGGTCCAGGTGGTCCTGGTCGGCGATCTCGCCCAGCTGCCCCCGGTCGTGCAGGGCGCCGAGGCGGAGTATCTCGAATCGACCTTCGGCGGGCCCTTCTTCTTCCATCCGGACAGTTTCCGCGATGCCGGCTTCTCCTATGTCGAGCTCGAGGAGGTCTTTCGCCAGACCGACAGTTATTTCGTGGATATCCTCAATGCCATCCGCGATGGCGACCTGACCTCCGACAAGGCGGCCGACCTGAACGACCGGGTCACCGGTCGCTCGGGGCTGGAGGCCTCGCTGTCGCATATCGTGTTGACGGCCACCAACGAGACCGCCTGGCGCATCAACCAGGCGCGACTGGAAGGCCTGCCGACCGCGCACAAGGCCTTCGAGGCGAAGGTCGAGGGCCAGTTCGACCCGCGCCTCTTCCCGGCCGAGGAGCCCTTGGTGCTCAAGATCGGCGCCCGTGTCATGCTGACCCGCAACGACCCGCAGGGGCGCTGGGTCAATGGCACGCTGGGGCAGGTGGAGGGTTTTGACGAGAAGGCGGTGCGGGTGCGCATCGGTGATGTCGTCCACGCCATCGAGCCGCAGAAATGGGAGCGCAACGCCTATGCCTTCGACCCGGAGAAGCAGGCCCTGACCAAGACCACAGCCGGTGCTTTCACCCAGTATCCGCTCCGTCTCGCCTGGGCGATGACCATCCACAAGGCCCAGGGCCTGACGCTGGACAAGGTCTATCTCGACCTCGCCCGCCGCCTGTTCGCCCACGGCCAGGCCTATGTGGCCCTGTCCCGGGCGCGCTCGCTGGAGGGGTTGGAATTGTCACGCCCACTGACGCCGAGCGACGTGATCTCTGATCCGCGGATCTTCGATGTCACGGCTTTCTGTGATCCGGCTCCGGCGAGTGTGAGCGCCTAGGTTACTTTTGAAACGAAACCTAAAACCGTCATCCCACGGTGACCGCGAAGCGGGCATCCGGGGGACCCTTGCTTCCCCGTCAGACGGGCGGACGAGGTCCCCCGGATCGCGACGTGGTCGCGCCCGTGGGATGACGGTGGTTGGATTGTCTGATCGAACTCGAAGCGAGAATCCCGCCCCTTAGTCCTCGAACAGCGCCGTCGACAGGTAACGCTCAGCAAAGCTCGCCAGGATCACCACGATCGTCTTGCCGGCCATGTCATCGCGCTTGGCGACTTCGAGGGCGGCCTTGAGGGCTGCGCCGGAGGAGATGCCGCCGGGAACGCCTTCCAGCTTGGCCGCTTCACGGGCCATCGCGAACGCGTCGTCATTGGACACGGTGACCACTTCATCGATCAGGCCAGTGTCGAGAATGTCCGGCACGAAGCCGGCGCCAATGCCCTGGATCTTGTGCGGGCCGGGGGCGCCGCCAGAGAGAATGGGGCTGTCGGTCGGCTCGACCGCAACGACGTGGAAGCCGGGCTTCTTCTCTTTCAACACCGAGGCACAACCGGTCAGCGTGCCGCCCGTGCCGACGCCGGAGACCAGGACATCGGCCTCGCCGGCCGTATCGTTCCAGATCTCCAGCGCGGTGGTCTTGCGGTGGATCTCCGGATTGGCCGGATTGGCGAACTGGCTCGGCATCACGGCGCCGGGCGTGGCGTCGACGATCTCCTGGGCGCGTGCGATGGCGCCCTTCATGCCCTTGGCCGCTTCCGTCAGCACCAGTTCGGCACCGAGATGCTTGAGCAGTTTGCGGCGCTCGATCGACATTGATTCCGGCATGGTCAGGAT
This window contains:
- a CDS encoding ATP-dependent DNA helicase, which translates into the protein MSVPANPTLPAPALSEHQERLLDWLSSARPNVFLTGRAGTGKTTLMREFLRRAGPRAAVIAPTGVAAMQAGGQTIHSFFHFPPRMIGARDIRKVRHRRVVQALETLVIDEISMVRADMMWAIDKALRLNRERNEPFGGVQVVLVGDLAQLPPVVQGAEAEYLESTFGGPFFFHPDSFRDAGFSYVELEEVFRQTDSYFVDILNAIRDGDLTSDKAADLNDRVTGRSGLEASLSHIVLTATNETAWRINQARLEGLPTAHKAFEAKVEGQFDPRLFPAEEPLVLKIGARVMLTRNDPQGRWVNGTLGQVEGFDEKAVRVRIGDVVHAIEPQKWERNAYAFDPEKQALTKTTAGAFTQYPLRLAWAMTIHKAQGLTLDKVYLDLARRLFAHGQAYVALSRARSLEGLELSRPLTPSDVISDPRIFDVTAFCDPAPASVSA
- the cysK gene encoding cysteine synthase A: MTDTPGRGRIYGSIEETVGNTPLVELKKLAAAHGAKGRILAKLEFFNPLASVKDRIGVAMIDALEAAGKLGEGAVMVEPTSGNTGIGLAFVAASRGHRLILTMPESMSIERRKLLKHLGAELVLTEAAKGMKGAIARAQEIVDATPGAVMPSQFANPANPEIHRKTTALEIWNDTAGEADVLVSGVGTGGTLTGCASVLKEKKPGFHVVAVEPTDSPILSGGAPGPHKIQGIGAGFVPDILDTGLIDEVVTVSNDDAFAMAREAAKLEGVPGGISSGAALKAALEVAKRDDMAGKTIVVILASFAERYLSTALFED